Proteins encoded by one window of Salvia splendens isolate huo1 chromosome 7, SspV2, whole genome shotgun sequence:
- the LOC121742345 gene encoding AT-hook motif nuclear-localized protein 1-like: MEEKEGINGSGITVKGDETPQSYSVEPRVENSSNFVGSATPPPTAAASTGDVKKKRGRPRKYAPDGSIVALSPMPISASIPLTGDYPGWKQSGGRPVDSFKKKHKLDFANAGSTMAYPVGGCFTPHMITVNSGEDIMMKIISFSQQVSRAICLLAANGAISNVTLRQPNSSGGTLTYEGHFEILSLTGSFMPSDNGVTKSRSGGLSVSLAGPDGRVLGGGLAGMLVAGSPVQIVIGSFVPGGGSHAQPEQKPKKPKYEQTISFGAIPANPISEAPYGGPKANLTTSVSFHGDNLSSVNSMHGSKIADPGNNVSFTGDESREQNHDLTS; the protein is encoded by the exons ATGGAGGAAAAAGAAGGGATAAATGGTTCAGGCATCACAGTAAAAGGTGATGAAACCCCTCAAAGCTACAGTGTTGAGCCAAGAGTTGAAAATTCCAGCAACTTTGTTGGATCAGCCACTCCTCCGCCAACTGCGGCTGCATCCACTGGGGatgtgaagaagaagagagggagGCCAAGGAAGTACGCGCCAGATGGCTCCATTGTGGCATTGTCTCCTATGCCGATATCAGCCTCGATTCCGCTCACCGGAGATTATCCGGGTTGGAAGCAGAGCGGAGGCCGGCCGGTTGACTCTTTCAAGAAGAAGCATAAGCTGGATTTTGCAAATGCAG GTAGTACTATGGCATACCCTGTTGGTGGATGTTTTACTCCCCACATGATAACTGTTAACTCTGGCGAG GATATCATGATGAAGATAATATCCTTTTCCCAACAAGTATCCCGAGCCATTTGCCTTCTGGCTGCAAATGGTGCTATCTCAAATGTCACCCTACGTCAACCGAATTCTTCTGGTGGTACTTTAACTTATGAG GGTCATTTTGAAATCCTCTCTTTGACGGGATCATTTATGCCTAGTGATAACGGAGTGACAAAAAGCAGATCAGGTGGATTGAGCGTCTCTCTGGCAGGCCCTGATGGGCGCGTATTGGGTGGAGGACTAGCTGGCATGCTTGTCGCAGGCAGCCCTGTTCAG ATTGTGATTGGCAGCTTTGTTCCTGGTGGTGGATCCCACGCCCAGCCAGAGCAAAAGCCTAAGAAACCGAAATACGAGCAAACAATATCATTTGGGGCTATCCCCGCTAACCCTATTTCTGAAGCCCCCTACGGTGGGCCAAAGGCGAATCTGACTACATCTGTTTCCTTCCACGGCGACAACCTCTCCTCAGTGAACTCCATGCATGGTTCGAAGATCGCTGACCCTGGTAATAATGTATCTTTTACCGGTGACGAATCCAGAGAGCAGAACCATGACTTAACGTCCTGA